From Phragmites australis chromosome 5, lpPhrAust1.1, whole genome shotgun sequence, a single genomic window includes:
- the LOC133918609 gene encoding probable ADP-ribosylation factor GTPase-activating protein AGD14, with the protein MANRVKEDEKNERIIRGLLKLPANKRCINCNNLGPQYVCTNFWTFVCTNCSGAHREFTHRVKSVSMAKFTAQEVTALQGGGNERAREIFFKEWDPHRNAYPDSSNADKLRNFIKHVYVERRYTGERSTDRPPRGKDDKDGYSENRRSDGNWGGSRSPPDGSYSDRRSYSGQSDDRNSRYSYGDRSPGYDQNDYKKSPRYFEVVDDRSGKTTPVQRFEDRRLSEPRKPDSGSPNFQKEADGSSPVVRPVRDILGDDAPQLRVGEPSKPAVEPPKPSVVRPIDPPKPSVARPIDPPKPDGTGAIDPPPLTKMMSTASSIASSEGTSEQTKVATAVSLIDFSADPEPTVSVAPPQPVPMPQQLPVNAAAPQSVLEQGKSVPSVSGGDWATFDAFGQQQTPQAGSSANPLESALAQLSFSETPSAPNALAFPASLDPTPKVNDGGQSSMIDQSHSSLFDAPFGISGGQASTVMSIQGSSVQQSPLAAPAAGLPSQVTANPHGTDVIQGAPSSTDSRSCGRKELPADIFTALYSTGAPTMPGWQRAPQFGMGYAMQYPAGMLQGMQAYPQTVFPQPAYRQPVYPQHAYPQPVKASNPFDLGNEPALPLSGPLGTSAGTAPQALLGTSSFGVPPQQPHQLYQSSSPPSRVMMQQVPNSMLEQQPNSMHATHGGLGSFNMGFDQQAPPRYPQPSIPPSYGSLGGNPFG; encoded by the exons ATGGCGAACCGGGTGAAGGAGGACGAGAAGAACGAGCGGATCATACGCGGGCTGCTCAAGCTGCCCGCCAACAAGCGGTGCATCAACTGCAACAATTTG GGGCCACAATATGTCTGCACAAATTTCTGGACCTTCGTTTGTACCAATTGCAGTGGAGCACA TCGGGAGTTCACACATCGAGTGAAATCTGTTTCCATGGCCAAATTTACTGCACAAGAAGTTACTGCCCTTCAAGGAGGAGGAAATGAG CGTGCTAGAGAAATATTTTTCAAGGAATGGGATCCTCACCGCAATGCATACCCTGACAGCAG TAATGCTGATAAATTGAGAAATTTCATTAAGCATGTTTATGTGGAACGGAGATACACAGGAGAAAGAAGTACTGATAGGCCACCGCGGGGAAAG GATGACAAGGATGGATATAGTGAAAATAGGAGATCTGATGGAAATTGGGGTGGTTCAAGAAGTCCACCAGATGGAAGTTACTCTGACCGTCGGAGTTATAGTGGACAGAGTGACGACAGAAATTCCAGGTATTCCTATGGAGACCGTAGTCCTGGCTATGACCAAAATGACTATAAGAAAAGTCCCCGCTACTTTGAGGTTGTCGATGATAGATCTGGAAAAACGACTCCAGTTCAAAGGTTTGAGGACCGCAGGCTTTCCGAACCAAGGAAGCCAGATAGTGGGTCTCCAAACTTCCAGAAAGAAGCCGATGGGTCTAGTCCTGTTGTACGGCCAGTGAGGGATATATTGGGTGACGACGCTCCTCAACTGCGGGTTGGTGAACCTTCAAAGCCTGCTGTTGAACCTCCAAAGCCAAGTGTAGTCAGACCAATTGATCCTCCAAAGCCAAGTGTAGCCAGACCGATTGATCCTCCGAAACCAGATGGAACCGGGGCAATTGATCCTCCACCACTGACAAAG ATGATGTCTACTGCCAGCAGTATTGCTTCTTCTGAGGGGACTTCGGAACAGACGAAGGTGGCAACTGCAGTGAGTTTAATTGATTTCAGTGCAGATCCTGAACCTACTGTATCTGTAGCACCACCACAACCAGTCCCTATGCCACAGCAGCTCCCTGTAAATGCAGCGGCACCACAGTCTGTACTTGAACAAGGGAAAAGTGTTCCATCAGTGAGCGGTGGTGACTGGGCAACTTTTGATGCTTTCGGCCAACAACAAACACCACAAGCAGGCAGCAGTGCAAATCCTCTTGAGTCTGCACTTGCACAACTGTCATTCTCTGAAACACCCTCTGCACCCAATGCATTAGCCTTTCCAGCTTCTCTTGATCCCACTCCAAAAGTGAATGATGGAGGACAGTCGTCCATGATCGACCAGTCGCATTCCTCGTTGTTTGATGCTCCCTTTGGAATCTCAGGTGGCCAG GCCTCAACAGTTATGTCCATCCAAGGATCTTCAGTTCAACAATCTCCTCTAGCTGCCCCTGCAGCTGGACTTCCATCTCAGGTGACTGCAAATCCACACGGAACCGATGTTATTCAAGGAGCACCATCTTCTACTGACAGCAGATCCTGTGGCCGGAAAGAACTTCCAGCG GATATCTTTACTGCACTATATTCAACAGGAGCTCCTACAATGCCTGGTTGGCAGAGAGCTCCCCAATTTGGAATGGGATATGCTATGCAATATCCTGCTGGAATG TTACAGGGAATGCAAGCATATCCTCAAACTGTGTTTCCTCAACCTGCATATCGACAACCTGTATATCCGCAACATGCATATCCCCAACCTGTGAAAGCTTCAAACCCTTTTGATCTTGGGAACGAGCCGGCTTTG CCCCTATCTGGGCCACTGGGAACATCAGCAGGCACAGCTCCCCAAGCCTTACTTGGCACCTCTAGTTTTGGTGTTCCTCCACAACAGCCTCACCAGCTGTATCAGTCATCTTCACCTCCAA GCCGTGTCATGATGCAGCAAGTTCCAAATAGCATGCTCGAGCAGCAACCTAATAGCATGCATGCAAC ACATGGAGGTTTGGGTTCCTTCAACATGGGTTTTGATCAACAAGCTCCTCCCAGATACCCCCAGCCTAGCATCCCACCTTCCTATGGCTCTCTTGGGGGTAATCCTTTCGGGTAA